Proteins encoded in a region of the Benincasa hispida cultivar B227 chromosome 2, ASM972705v1, whole genome shotgun sequence genome:
- the LOC120072205 gene encoding serine/threonine-protein kinase 16-like codes for MGCTFSGLNAFYDAVNSGGDVWINENRFRIVRQLGEGGFAYVFLVKEVLADSSSDAVRSGLRKKFKDSTHLSDDGSYALKKVLIQNNEQLELVKEEIRVSSLFSHPNLLPLLDHAIIATKPTQERSWNHEAYLLFPVHLDGTLLDNAKTMKVKKEFFSTSDVLQIFRQLCAGLKHMHNFDPPYAHNDIKPGNVLITRRKGQPPLAILMDFGSARPARRQIGSRAEALQLQEWASEHCSAPFRAPELWDCASHADVDERTDIWSLGCTLYAIMYGVSPFEYALGESGGSLQLAIVNVQIKWPAGPTPPYPDALHQFVKWMLQPQAAVRPRIDDIVIHVDKLISKFSN; via the exons ATGGGCTGCACATTTTCGGGGTTGAATGCTTTCTACGATGCTGTGAATAGTGGTGGAGATGTGTGGATCAATGAGAACAGATTCAGGATCGTTAGGCAGCTCGGTGAAGGTGGCTTTGCGTATGTTTTCCTCGTCAAGGAGGTGCTCGCTGATTCATCTTCAGACGCTGTTCGTAGTGGTTTGCGCAAGAAATTCAAGGACTCTACTCATCTTTCTG ATGATGGTTCATATGCATTGAAAAAGGTGCTCATTCAGAATAATGAACAACTGGAATTGGTGAAAGAGGAGATTCGCGTTTCATCTCTATTTAGTCATCCCAATCTACTTCCTCTTCTTGATCATGCTATAATAGCTACGAAG CCTACCCAAGAACGATCTTGGAACCATGAAGCATACTTACTATTTCCAGTACATTTGGATGGAACATTATTGGACAATGCGAAAACCATGAAAGTGAAAAAGGAGTTCTTCTCAACATCAGATGTTTTGCAAATATTTCGACAG CTATGTGCGGGTCTTAAGCATATGCACAATTTTGATCCCCCATATGCACACAATGACATCAAGCCTGGCAATGTTCTCATAACTCGTAGAAAGGGCCAGCCTCCTCTTGCCATATTGATGGATTTTGGAAGTGCCCGACCTGCAAGGAGGCAAATTGGCTCTCGTGCAGAAGCATTGCAGTTACAG GAATGGGCATCTGAACACTGTTCTGCTCCTTTCCGGGCTCCTGAGTTGTGGGATTGTGCAAGCCATGCAGATGTTGACGAAAGAACTGATATTTGGTCTTTAGGATGCACGCTGTATGCAATAAT GTATGGGGTATCTCCATTTGAATATGCGCTTGGTGAATCTGGAGGAAGTTTACAGTTAGCAATCGTAAATGTACAGATCAAGTGGCCGGCTGGACCAACTCCTCCATATCCTGATGCTCTTCATCAGTTTGTGAAGTGGATGCTTCAGCCACAGGCCGCAGTCCGTCCGCGCATAGATGATATTGTAATTCATGTTGACAAGCTTATCTCAAAGTTCTCTAATTGA